Below is a genomic region from Spongiibacter nanhainus.
GCATTGTCCCCGACGTACTGGCGGGGCGAAAAATCCAGTGTTTGGCCATCACCGAGCCCGGTGGCGGCTCCGACGTTGCGGCACTGCGCACCCAGGCCCGTCGCGATGGCGATCACTATGTGGTTAACGGCAGCAAAACCTTTATTACCAGTGGCGTGCGGGCCGACTACTACACCGTGGCGGTGCGCACCGGCGAGCCGGGTCACAAGGGCGTCAGTTTACTGTTGGTCGAGAAGGGCACGCCGGGCTTTTCGGTGGGCCGCAATCTTAAAAAAATGGGTTGGTGGGCCAGCGATACCGCCGAGCTGTTTTTTGAAGACTGCCGGGTGCCGGTGGAGAACCTCATCGGCGAGGAGAACGCGGGCTTCTACGCCATTATGGCCAACTTCCAGAACGAGCGCCTGCAGCTGGCGGTGACCGCCAATACCACCGCGCAAATCGCCCTGGAAGAGACTATCGCCTATGTGAAACAGCGCCAGGCTTTCGGGCAGTCTCTGAGTGATTTTCAAACCCTGCGCCACCGTATCGCCGAGATGGCTACCCGGGTCGAGGTGTCCCGGGAGTACACCTACCGGGTGGCTGCGAAAATGCAGGCCGGTGAAAACGCCATCAAGGATGTCTCCATGGCCAAGAATATGGCCACCACCACCAGCGACTACGTCACCTATCAGGCGGTGCAGCTATTTGGCGGTATGGGCTATATGCGGGAGTCGGTGGTGGAGCGCCTGTATCGGGATAATCGCATTCTGTCTATCGGCGGCGGCACCTACGAAATCATGAACGAGGTGATTGCCAAAACCCTGGGCTTATAGCGCCGGGGTGTTGTGGCGAGCTGGCTCGCCAGCGCGGTTTAGACGCTGCTGGCGATCAGGTTCTCTTGTTTCTGTGGCGGCACGCTGCTTGTGGTGTCGACGATGGGCGCCGCGGCATAAGCGGCGCGTTTTCTTTCTTCGCTGACCGGGCCGTAGAGCGTAGTGCGCTGCTGCGGCTGGCGTCCGCACTCTTCGATCAGGGCGTCAAAGCGCGCCGGGCTGAACTCCTGACCGTACTCGGCACCGGCGGCGCGGGTAATGGATTCGTTCATCAGGCTGCCGCCCAGATCGTTGGCGCCGGCCGCGAGGCAGGCACGAATGCCGGCTGGCCCCATCTTCACCCAAGACGCCTGAATGTTAGGAATCAAGGGGTGCAGTACCAGTCTGGCCACAGCGTGCATCAGCACGGCTTCCCGGAAGGTGGGGCCTTTGCGAGCCTGGCCCTTGCGGTAGATGGGCGCCTCCG
It encodes:
- a CDS encoding acyl-CoA dehydrogenase family protein, producing MTSTDYFSDEHRLVRDSVKRFVEREILPHVDEWEEAGSFPIELYRKAGDAGILGIGHPEQVGGAGTDLFMKIVAVEEILRCTSGGLAASLGSLDIGLPPIIHFGSEALQQRIVPDVLAGRKIQCLAITEPGGGSDVAALRTQARRDGDHYVVNGSKTFITSGVRADYYTVAVRTGEPGHKGVSLLLVEKGTPGFSVGRNLKKMGWWASDTAELFFEDCRVPVENLIGEENAGFYAIMANFQNERLQLAVTANTTAQIALEETIAYVKQRQAFGQSLSDFQTLRHRIAEMATRVEVSREYTYRVAAKMQAGENAIKDVSMAKNMATTTSDYVTYQAVQLFGGMGYMRESVVERLYRDNRILSIGGGTYEIMNEVIAKTLGL